Proteins from a genomic interval of Zingiber officinale cultivar Zhangliang chromosome 1B, Zo_v1.1, whole genome shotgun sequence:
- the LOC122040184 gene encoding ultraviolet-B receptor UVR8-like, with amino-acid sequence MADNSGRPFCIGDLPAHLILEILSSGQLCASDLACFETTCRMFSGVHALEPIQFLSIVEFAACRHCEDNSIFSSLPPDARSKLLRRCGDNWKKVLRFLQSVEQSFSSVKTSAGEMQIATGKYHTLLVHDMSVYFCGSSLSGVLDHDRETKQSAAFSRIDFPSPSRVAHISASHNHAAFVLQSGEVFTCGDNSSFCCGHGEVSRIVFRPTAVETMKGIPCKQVATGINFTVFLTLQGQVYTCGSNEHGQLGHGDTSDRPVPTVIEVFEEQGHNIVQIAAGASYTLAVTDDGTVHSFGSCTNFCLGYEEQHDQLVPRAIQSFKSRNIHILRVSAGDEHAVALDSSGYVYTWGRGYCGALGHGDEINQTSPELLNSMKCNIAVQVFARKRKTFVVTDEGLVFAFGWMCFGSLGLSDRGSSDKVMEPRLLSGLSSHRVSQISTGAYHTVAVTKRGDVFGFGDNEKAQIGPAHTLSYLEPTEMALPLHSNMVEDCPPPPLGS; translated from the exons ATGGCTGATAACAGTGGACGACCCTTCTGTATCGGGGATTTGCCGGCCCACTTAATTCTGGAGATATTGAGCTCCGGCCAACTATGTGCGTCCGACCTCGCATGTTTCGAGACGACTTGTCGAATGTTCAGTGGCGTTCATGCGCTCGAACCCATCCAGTTTCTGTCCATCGTTGAATTTGCTGCATGCCGCCACTGCGAAGACAATTCAATCTTCAGTTCTCTCCCTCCCGATGCGCGTTCAAAGCTACTCCGCCGTTGCGGCGATAACTGGAAGAAGGTCCTCAGGTTCTTGCAGTCAGTGGAGCAATCCTTCAGTAGCGTCAAGACATCAGCAGGCGAA ATGCAAATAGCCACTGGAAAATATCATACCCTCTTAGTTCATGATATGTCAGTTTACTTTTGTGGATCTAGTTTAAGTGGGGTGCTCGATCACGACCGAGAGACAAAACAATCTGCTGCATTCAGCCGCATTGATTTTCCTTCTCCGTCTCGTGTCGCCCATATCTCAGCTTCTCACAACCATGCAGCATTTGTTTTGCAATCAGGAGAG GTGTTTACTTGTGGGGACAATTCGTCATTTTGTTGTGGTCATGGAGAAGTAAGCCGCATCGTATTCAGGCCTACTGCAGTGGAGACAATGAAGGGAATTCCTTGCAAGCAA GTTGCCACTGGGATTAATTTTACTGTATTTCTTACACTGCAAGGTCAAGTGTACACGTGTGGAAGTAATGAACACGGGCAActtggtcatggagacacttcagACCGGCCAGTTCCTACAGTTATTGAAGTATTTGAGGAGCAGGGACACAATATCGTTCAAATTGCTGCTGGAGCAAGTTATACCTTGGCTGTAACTGATGATGGAACTGTGCATTCTTTCGGTTCCTGCACCAACTTTTGCCTTGGCTATGAAGAACAACACGATCAACTTGTACCACGCGCTATCCAGTCATTTAAGAGCAGGAATATCCATATACTTCGAGTTTCTGCTGGAGATGAACATGCAGTGGCACTCGATTCAAGTGGATAT GTGTATACATGGGGCAGAGGCTATTGCGGAGCCTTAGGCCACGGTGATGAGATTAACCAGACTAGTCCTGAATTATTGAACAGTATGAAGTGCAACATTGCTGTTCAG GTGTTCGCTAGGAAAAGAAAAACTTTCGTGGTCACAGACGAAGGCCTTGTGTTTGCCTTTGGATGGATGTGCTTTGGTAGTTTGGGACTTTCCGACAGGGGAAGCTCCGACAAAGTTATGGAGCCCCGCTTGCTCAGTGGCTTGAGTTCTCACCGCGTATCTCAAATCAGCACAGGAGCATACCACACTGTGGCAGTCACCAAGAGAGGTGATGTGTTTGGCTTTGGGGACAACGAAAAGGCACAGATTGGACCTGCACATACACTAAGTTACTTGGAACCGACAGAAATGGCGCTACCACTGCATAGCAATATGGTGGAAGattgtcctcctcctcctctgggTAGCTGA